The following are encoded in a window of Panicum virgatum strain AP13 chromosome 5N, P.virgatum_v5, whole genome shotgun sequence genomic DNA:
- the LOC120676613 gene encoding beta-1,2-xylosyltransferase XYXT1-like encodes MFACPVLAWAAENGEVVHNTKGYYSETCEVNGDVRVNGTALSVALVPSSWSERREWRIQPYSRKTLPGIRAVTVTQLPGKAAAPACTVRYGVPAVLFAVGGLTGNFWHDFTDVLVPLFIASRRYDGEVQLLVTNAQTWWPAAYRPILRRLSRYDVVDLDGDEHVRCFPRVTVGVHMHKDLSIIPEWVPGRRRLSMPDFTRFLREIYALPRGAPVSLLREPGKRPRLLLIRRTHSRRFMNEQEILRAAEAAGFEAAVIDLRRDVGVEEQAREVNSHDVLLGVHGAGLTNMLFLPPGGVLIQVVPYGKLDHIARMEYGEPAKDMGLRYLEYSVAAEESTLMETLGPEHPAIKDPDAVHRSGWNNMTEFYLNKQSVRVDVGRFAPTLAQAFDHLRQQ; translated from the coding sequence ATGTTTGCTTGCCCTGTCTTGGCCTGGGCAGCAGAGAATGGCGAGGTGGTGCACAACACCAAGGGGTACTACTCCGAAACCTGTGAAGTCAACGGCGACGTCCGCGTCAACGGCACAGCCCTGTCGGTGGCCCTCGTCCCGAGCAGCTGGTCGGAGCGCCGGGAGTGGAGGATCCAGCCGTACTCTCGCAAAACCTTGCCGGGCATCAGGGCGGTCACCGTGACGCAGCTGCCGGGCAAGGCCGCCGCCCCGGCGTGCACGGTGCGCTACGGCGTGCCGGCCGTCCTGTTCGCGGTCGGCGGGCTCACGGGCAACTTCTGGCACGACTTCACCGACGTGCTGGTTCCGCTGTTCATCGCGTCGCGGCGGTACGACGGCGAGGTCCAGCTCCTCGTCACCAACGCGCAgacgtggtggccggcggcgtacAGGCCCATCCTGCGGCGGCTGTCCAGGTACGACGTCGTGGACCTCGACGGCGACGAGCACGTGCGGTGCTTCCCGCGCGTCACCGTGGGGGTCCACATGCACAAGGACCTGAGCATCATCCCCGAATGGGTGCCGGGGCGGCGCCGCCTCTCCATGCCGGACTTCACCCGGTTCCTGCGCGAGATCTACGCGCtcccgcgcggcgcgccggTGAGCCTGCTCCGGGAGCCGGGCAAGAGGCCGCGGCTGCTGCTCATCCGCCGCACGCACAGCCGCCGGTTCATGAACGAGCAGGAGATACtgcgggcggcggaggcggcggggttCGAGGCGGCGGTGATCGACCTGCGGCGCGACGTGGGCGTGGAGGAGCAGGCGCGGGAGGTGAACTCCCACGACGTGCTGCTGGGCGTGCACGGCGCAGGGCTGACGAACATGCTGTTCCTGCCGCCGGGCGGGGTGCTGATCCAGGTGGTGCCGTACGGCAAGCTGGACCACATCGCGAGGATGGAGTACGGCGAGCCGGCCAAGGACATGGGCCTCCGGTACCTGGAGTACagcgtggcggcggaggagagcaCGCTCATGGAGACGCTGGGGCCGGAGCACCCGGCGATCAAGGACCCGGACGCCGTCCACCGCAGCGGATGGAACAACATGACCGAGTTCTACCTCAACAAGCAGAGCGTGCGCGTCGACGTGGGCCGCTTCGCGCCCACTCTCGCGCAGGCGTTCGACCACCTACGCCAGCAGTAA
- the LOC120674535 gene encoding pectin acetylesterase 5-like, with product MATDELRSPLLPPRRPRRVSSAAATLALLLVAGLGPLPSACCGTSRSRHSPRSSPPDPVELTLLAAAHDKGADDARVAVCLDGSPPGYHLQTGSGAGSRSWLIHLEGGGWCNTVRSCSGRRTTDLGSSKFMQTRINFTGTLSNDPALNPDFYSWNRVFVRYCDGASFAGDSQHGDQDGNGKLFFRGRRIWEAVLDELMQKGLAHSEQALLTGCSAGGLATLLHCDDFRARFSSEVLVKCLPDAGFFLNVEDISGQRSMRSVYSGVVHLQNVTEVLPKDCLLANKDPTECFFPAEIIKSVRTPTFIMNSAYDSWQVQNVVAPDSSSPDESWRRCRADIRSCNSSQIQVLNGFRKAMVDGLKAVGDNKDCSWFIDSCFSHCQAWFDNSPWDTPVAPRLGNKTLVEAVGDWYFGRSPSQAVREIGCEYPCNPTCNSLQLPAQFTTDLYYGKEKSDRLVV from the exons ATGGCCACCGACGAGCTCCGGTCGCCGCTcctcccgccgcggcgcccacggcgagTCAGCAGCGCCGCGGCGACGCTCGCGCTCCTCCTGGTCGCCGGCCTCGGCCCTCTCCCCAGCGCCTGCTGCGGCACGAGTAGGAGCAGGCACAGcccccgctcctcgccgccggaccCCGTGGAGCTCACCCTCCTGGCCGCAGCTCACGACAAGGGCGCCG ACGACGCGCGCGTCGCAGTGTGCCTGGACGGGAGCCCGCCGGGGTACCACCTGCAGACGGGCTCCGGCGCCGGGTCGCGCAGCTGGCTCATCCATCTCGAGGGCGGAGGCTGGTGCAACACCGTGCGCAGCTGCTCCGGCCGCAGGACGACCGACCTCGGCTCATCCAAGTTCATGCAGACACGCATCAACTTCACGGGCACTCTTAGCAACGATCCGGCACTGAACCCTG ATTTCTACAGCTGGAACAGAGTGTTTGTTCGGTACTGCGACGGGGCTTCGTTTGCTGGGGACTCGCAGCACGGTGATCAGGATGGGAACGGCAAGCTCTTCTTCAGAGGCCGGCGCATATGGGAGGCGGTCCTTGACGAGCTCATGCAGAAAGGGCTCGCCCATTCCGAACAG GCCTTGCTTACGGGTTGCTCTGCTGGTGGTCTGGCTACCCTGCTGCACTGCGATGACTTCCGCGCACGGTTCTCTTCGGAGGTTTTGGTGAAGTGCCTTCCTGACGCCGGATTCTTTCTGAACGT AGAGGATATCTCAGGTCAAAGGTCAATGAGGTCTGTATACAGTGGAGTCGTTCACCTTCAG AATGTTACTGAAGTTTTGCCCAAGGACTGCCTCCTGGCCAACAAGGATCCGACAGAG TGTTTCTTTCCTGCGGAGATCATCAAGAGCGTCAGGACGCCCACGTTTATCATGAACTCTGCCTACGACTCTTGGCAG GTACAGAATGTTGTTGCGCCGGATAGTTCCTCTCCTGATGAGTCATGGCGTCGCTGCAGAGCTGACATTCGCAGCTGCAACTCCTCGCAGATACAAGTCCTCAATG GATTTAGGAAGGCGATGGTGGATGGCCTCAAGGCTGTAGGGGACAACAAGGACTGCAGCTGGTTCATCGATTCATGCTTCAGCCACTGTCAGGCATGGTTCGATAACTCGCCATGGGACACACCAGTTGCCCCAAGGCTAGGAAACAAG ACACTGGTGGAGGCTGTTGGGGATTGGTACTTCGGTAGGAGCCCAAGCCAGGCAGTGAGAGAGATTGGCTGCGAGTATCCATGCAACCCCACATGCAACAGCCTCCAGTTGCCAGCTCAATTTACGACAGATTTGTACTATGGgaaagaaaagagtgatcgTCTAGTAGTGTAA
- the LOC120674536 gene encoding uncharacterized protein K02A2.6-like, with amino-acid sequence MLVDFLRANKDTFAWKTSNMPGIPREVAEHELRILPGSKPIQQRLRRFDDERRRAIGVEIAKLLAAGFIKEVYHSDWLSNPVLVRKKTGQWRMCVDFTSLNKACPKDPFPLPRIDQIIDSTSGCEILSFLDAYSGYHQLAMKESDQLATSFITPFGSYCYVSMPFGLKNAGATYQRCMQSCFSDQINSPIDPDRSDPPQATVAVYVDDIVVKTPRAGDLVATLTATFANLRRFNIKLNPEKCTFGVPKGKLVGYMVSEHGIESNRDKITTITSMGPIRGVKGVQRLTGCLAVLSRFIARLGERGLPLYKLLKKSDTFVWMEEAQVALDCLKAHLSSPPVVVAPEPCEPLLLYLAATNHMVNDALVVEREEQGHALKVQRPMYFVSEVLTDTKSWYPQTQKLLYTIIMAAKKLQHYFTEHEVSVVTSFPLGEVVRNRDAVGRISKWVVELMGYDVKFVPRTVIKSQALADFIAEWTEVHAPTPEISHEYWTPYFDGSVMGPGVGPGSSWSPQKGVSSKYEALISGLRIAIDIEATRLYVYGDSKLVIDQVMKNSNCESPLMDAYYQEVRKLEGRFRGLELHHIPRKQNPDADTLAKMAAERKPAPSGVFINDLNASSARIYWPTALRNTEDIVRACKGCQFYAKQTHLPAQALQTIPITWTFTVWGLDMVGPLKKAPGGFTHLLVAIDKFTKWIEAKPITTIDSKEAVKFFLDIVYRFGVPNSIITDNGTNFTGHYFQEFAEGYGIRIDWASVGHPRTNGQVERANGLILQGLKPRIFGMLKKFTGRWVEELLAVLWSLRTTPNRSTGLTPFFLTYGSEAVLPSDLDFGVPRVKTFDPATAAEAQRDAMEVLEEARLTTLLRSARYQQTLRRYHERRIRERALQVGDLVLRRVMATKDKHKLSPHGKDPAASQR; translated from the exons ATGCTTgtcgacttcctccgcgccaacaagGACACTTTTGCCTGGAAGACGTCCAACATGCCGGGCATCCctagggaggtcgccgagcacgagcTCCGCATTTTACCGGGATCCAAGCCCATCCAACAACGACTGCGCCGCTTCGACGACGAGAGACGCAGGGCCATAGGAGTGGAGATAGCTAAGCTATTAGCTGCCGGCTTCATTAAAGAAGTTTACCACTCTGACTGGCTATCTAATCCAGTCCTTGTAAGAAAGAAAACCggtcaatggaggatgtgtgttgacTTCACCAGCCTGAACAAGGCTTGCCCCAAAGACCCTTTTCCTTTGCCTAGAATAGATCAGATAATCGATTCCACCTCCGGGTGCGAGATCTTATCCTTTCTAGATGCTTACTCGGGCTATCACCAGTTAGCGATGAAGGAATCCGACCAGCTTGCGACATCCTTCATCACGCCGTTTGGCTCATACTGCTATGTATCAATGCCTTTCGGTCTCAAAAATGCAGGAGCAACATACCAACGATGCATGCAATCATGCTTCTCCGACCAGATCAACTCGCCGATCgatcccgaccggtcagacccacctCAGGCAACGGTCGCagtctatgttgatgacatcgtCGTCAAAACACCTCGCGCGGGCGACCTGGTCGCTACCCTAACCGCCACATTCGCAAATCTCAGGAGATTCAACATCAAGTTGAATCCCGAGAAATGCACGTTCGGTGTGCCTAAGGGCAAACTAGTCGGATACATGGTGTCTGAGCACGGCATCGAATCCAACCGCGACAAAATTACGACCATCACCAGCATGGGACCCATCCGTGGCGTCAAGGGCGTCCAGAGGCTAACAGGATGCCTGGCGGTGCTCAGCCGATTCATCGCTCGGTTGGGAGAACGAGGCCTGCCCCTATACAAACTCCTCAAGAAATCCGACACGTTTGTCTGGATGGAGGAGGCTCAGGTGGCCCTCGACTGCCTCAAGGCCCATTTGTCCTCTCCACCGGTGGTCGTGGCACCGGAACCCTGCGAACCCCTTTTGCTTTACTTGGCAGCTACTAACCACATGGTCAATGATGCTCTGGTTGTCGAAAGGGAAGAGCAAGGACACGCCCTAAAGGTCCAACGGCCCATGTATTTTGTCAGCGAGGTACTAACAGATACCAAGTCATGGTATCCTCAGACACAGAAGCTTCTGTACACCATCATCATGGCAGCTAAGAAGCTCCAACACTACTTCACCGAGCACGAAGTGTCGGTCGTCACCTCATTTCCACTCGGAGAAGTTGTTCGCAACCGAGATGCCGTGGGACGGATTTCTAAATGGGTAGTCGAGCTCATGGGCTACGacgtcaagttcgtgccacgcacGGTGATAAAATCCCAGGCCCTGGCCGATTTCATCGCCGAGTGGACGGAAGTCCATGCCCCGACCCCAGAAATCTCCCACGAGTACTGGACTCCCTACTTCGACGGATCAGTCATGGGACCCGGCGTGGGGCCGGGGTCGTCCTGGTCTCCCCAGAAGGGGGTAAGTTCCA AGTATGAGGCACTCATCAGCGGCCTCCGCATAGCCATCGACATCGAGGCAACCCGCTTGTACGTCTATGGTGACTCCAAGCTGGTAATCGACCAGGTCATGAAGAACTCCAACTGCGAGAGCCCTCTAATGGACGCATACTACCAGGAGGTCCGCAAGTTGGAAGGGAGATTCCGAGGTCTAGAGCTTCACCACATCCCAAGGAAGCAAAACCCTGACGCGGACACTCTCGCAAAAATGGCCGCCGAGCGCAAGCCGGCACCCAGCGGCGTCTTTATCAACGACCTGAATGCGTCGTCAGCGC GGATTTACTGGCCAACAGCCCTGCGCAACACGGAAGACATCGTCCGTGCATGCAAAGGATGCCAGTTCTACGCCAAACAAACCCACCTACCAGCCCAGGCGCTCCAGACCATCCCCATAACATGGACATTCACCGTATGGGGCCTAGACATGGTCGGGCCGCTCAAAAAGGCACCAGGAGGGTTCACCCACTTACTCGTCGCAATCGACAAGTTTacaaaatggatagaggcaaaaCCAATAACCACGAtcgactccaaggaggccgtcAAGTTCTTCCTCGACATTGTCTACAGGTTCGGGGTGCCCAACTCAATCATCACAGACAACGGGACCAATTTCACAGGTCATTACTTCCAAGAGTTCGCAGAAGGGTACGGGATCCGGATCGACTGGGCATCGGTCGGACACCCGCGCACGAACGGGCAAGTAGAAAGAGCTAACGGCTTAATCCTCCAAGGGCTCAAACCGCGTATTTTTGGCATGCTCAAAAAGTTCACGGGTCGTTGGGTGGAAGAACTGCTGGCAGTGCTCTGGAGCTTGCGAACCACACCTAACCGATCCACAGGGCTGACGCCTTTCTTCCTAACATACGGCTCCGAAGCCGTGCTGCCCTCCGACCTGGACTTCGGTGTGCCGAGAGTCAAAACCTTTGACCCAGCAACGGCAGCCGAAGCCCAGAGGGACGCGATGGAAGTTTTGGAAGAAGCAAGGCTAACTACGCTCCTCCGATCGGCTCGCTACCAACAAACTCTACGCAGGTACCACGAGAGGCGCATACGAGAAAGGGCGCTGCAGGTCGGAGATCTGGTGCTACGACGGGTCATGGCGACgaaggacaagcacaagctctcgCCGCATGGGAAGGACCCTGCAGCATCGCAGAGGTGA